Genomic window (Roseivirga sp. 4D4):
ATAGCGCCACAGGCAACGAGTGGAGCATTCCCGAAAATATAACCCTGCCATCCTCGGAAGACGAAATAGCCCTTATGAGCATTCCAGAGCTGGCAGGCCTAATCAAATCCAAAAAACTCTCCTCCGAAAGACTCACTAATATCTATCTAAGCCGCATTGAAAAGTATGATGGGCAATTGCAAAGTGTTATTACCGTCACTCGGGAGCTTGCATTAAAGCAAGCCCGTGAAGCAGATAGGCAAATTGCTGCTGGTAATTACAAAGGAATACTCCACGGTATACCCTATGGGGTGAAGGACCTAATGGCTGTCGAGGGCTATCCTACCACTTGGGGTGCTGCTCCCTATAAAAATCAAATGATAAACTACACTGCTACCGTGGTCAGGAAGCTTGAAGCACAAGGGGCCGTCTTAATTGCCAAACTGGTATCAGGCTCTTTGGCCAGAGGAGATGTATGGTTTGGGGGAAAAACCAAAAATCCTTGGGACCTCAAACAAGGTGCCAGTGGGTCATCAGCCGGCTCGGGTTCAGCAACATCCGCTGGGCTCGTTGCTTTTTCGCTGGGCACTGAAACGCTAGGCTCCATTACCTCTCCGGCCACCCGAAATGGTGTTACAGGCCTTAGACCAACTTACGGCCGTGTCAGCAGGCATGGGGTTATGAGCCTCAGTTGGTCAATGGATAAAGTTGGGCCGCTATGCCGATCGGCAGAAGATACTGAGATTGTGTTCAACGCCATTTATGGTAAGGACGATCTGGATCCTACCACCAATTCGGTAGGTTTCGAGCAGGTCAAGAAGGCTCCTGAAGACCTTAGAGTTGCTTATTTGAAGGAAGACATCGAGGCAGATTCTTCGGACCAAGGCAAGAACCTCTGGGAAGGCCTTAAGGTATTGAAAGAAATGGGAATTGAACCTGAGCCGATCGCCTTGCCCAAGGACTATCCCTACAATGTATTCGACATTATCTTGCGAGCAGAAGCAGGCGCATTCTTTGACGACCTTGTGCTGTCAAAAGGAGTAGATCAGATGGTTGAACAGCACTATGGATCGAGAGCCAACTCGCTGCGCCAGGCCCGTCTAATTCCTGCTGTCGAATACCTGCAGGCCAATCGTCAAAGACGACAGTTGATAGATGAGATTCATATGCTTTTTAAGGATTATGACGTGATCATAGCCCCAACATTTAGAGGAAGACAACTTTTTATCACCAATCTAACCGGCCATCCAGTGATCAGCATACCTACTGGTTTTGACAAACGAGGTAGGCCCACCAGTATGACCTTTGTGGGCAACCTTTATGATGAAGGAAGTATTTTGGCACTGGCCAAGGCCTATCAAGAAGTCACAGATTTCGATGAAAAACACCCCCCATTATTCTCAGGCAACCAAAACGACTAAACATGAAGACAAAAGCCCTATCCCTACTATCTGCCTTACTTATACTCAGTGCTTGCAGTACAAAAGAAGAATTTGATCGAGAATTAGGGGTCGTATCGGCCTTTTCCGAATTGGTAAATGCAGGGGTCAAACAGCTTGCCTTGAGTTCGCCAATGACACCAACAGAAATGGATAAGCTTTATCCCCTTGCGGTGGAAGCTGCCAAAGTCCATAATGTGTTGGTTACTAGAGAGTCAGATTTGATTAAGACTTCCCTTTTTCCGAAAGATATTGTGGAAGGCAAGGAAGTCCTTCTCTTGCATCAGGGAAATACCAAGTATGCTTACGATCAGCTCAAGAAAGACCAGGAAGGGTTAATCTCATCGAACAAGTATGACCAAGCGGAACGTCTGGAAATTTCAAGAAGGTTCGGTCGTTTACTAAGTTATTCCCCTAGAAAAATCAACAAACTACTTGCCGATAATACCGCATACAGAACCTTAGATGACTTTAATATTCAAGCGACTAATGTCTTTCTCTATTATAAAGACTTGGCAAAAGCCACAACCTTCTATACAGAAACTTTGGGTCTTGAGCTGTTGACGGAATATGACAATGCGAGCATTATCAAAATTACCGACAGTGCTTTGCTCATCTTGGTGGACGCTGCCAAAGGCATGCACAGTGCCGATGAGCCTAAAACGGTAGCCTTGGCACTACTGACCAATCAATTGCCTGAGTGGTACGCTTACTTACAAGAAAAGGGAGTAGAGATTAAATACACATACAAACCCAAAGAAGGTGGTCCACATGATGGCTTTGTCGCTATCGATCCTGAGGGTTACCTATTAGAATTCGAGATGTTCAAACAGCATCAGGAAAATGAAGCTTTCGTTCCTTACTTAGAACAAAATGAGGAGGTACAGACCTCTATTAATTACAATGCCAAACAACTCAGCTTCCATGGCGCAATCACCTGGCTCTATTATAAGGACCTATTGGCCATGCAGGGTTTCACC
Coding sequences:
- a CDS encoding amidase; translated protein: MTLRNTTLSLLAISIICLFSACKSQEYGFSKKDVRKGQKLVGLEFDKQAVNTMYRYLGRNKSGYDSLRKYETDNETFPALLFDPHPAGYKMPDHSATGNEWSIPENITLPSSEDEIALMSIPELAGLIKSKKLSSERLTNIYLSRIEKYDGQLQSVITVTRELALKQAREADRQIAAGNYKGILHGIPYGVKDLMAVEGYPTTWGAAPYKNQMINYTATVVRKLEAQGAVLIAKLVSGSLARGDVWFGGKTKNPWDLKQGASGSSAGSGSATSAGLVAFSLGTETLGSITSPATRNGVTGLRPTYGRVSRHGVMSLSWSMDKVGPLCRSAEDTEIVFNAIYGKDDLDPTTNSVGFEQVKKAPEDLRVAYLKEDIEADSSDQGKNLWEGLKVLKEMGIEPEPIALPKDYPYNVFDIILRAEAGAFFDDLVLSKGVDQMVEQHYGSRANSLRQARLIPAVEYLQANRQRRQLIDEIHMLFKDYDVIIAPTFRGRQLFITNLTGHPVISIPTGFDKRGRPTSMTFVGNLYDEGSILALAKAYQEVTDFDEKHPPLFSGNQND
- a CDS encoding VOC family protein; this encodes MKTKALSLLSALLILSACSTKEEFDRELGVVSAFSELVNAGVKQLALSSPMTPTEMDKLYPLAVEAAKVHNVLVTRESDLIKTSLFPKDIVEGKEVLLLHQGNTKYAYDQLKKDQEGLISSNKYDQAERLEISRRFGRLLSYSPRKINKLLADNTAYRTLDDFNIQATNVFLYYKDLAKATTFYTETLGLELLTEYDNASIIKITDSALLILVDAAKGMHSADEPKTVALALLTNQLPEWYAYLQEKGVEIKYTYKPKEGGPHDGFVAIDPEGYLLEFEMFKQHQENEAFVPYLEQNEEVQTSINYNAKQLSFHGAITWLYYKDLLAMQGFTENVLGLEMVADQGWTKIYRATDTGFIGLVDERRGMHKFTEEKGVTVSFIIEDLDGWYQYVQANEPFELREGAFEEGPGGRYKAFVGFDPEGYFLEFDKFFEHPDNEKLMPLFK